The sequence CTTCAGCTGGTCCACGAACGACATCATCACGCCGTTGACGGCGGCCATTATCGGCCTGTCCCTGCACGAGGCCGCCTACATGGCGGAGATCATCCGGGCGGGCATCCTCTCGGTGGACCAGGGCCAGCATGACGCCTCGGCGGCCATGGGCTTCAGCCGGTGGCACTCCTTCACCCGGATCGTGCTGCCGCAGGCCATGCGGGTCATCATCCCGCCGACCGGCTCCCAGGTCATCGCCACCCTCAAGGGGACCTCGCTGGTCAGCGTCATCGCCATGGGGGACCTGCTGCACGCCGTGCAGGTCGTCTACAACCGCACCTATGACGTGGTGCCCATGCTGATCGTGGCCGTGATCTGGTATCTCGTGGCCGTGACCATCCTGACCTTCTTCCAACGCAAGGTCGAGGACTACTACAGCCGCGGGGCCACGCGTACGGTGCCCAAGGCCACCGCAATCCCCGTGCCCGACGCCGGCCGGCCCGGTGCCGCTGCGGAGATCCGGAACCAGGAGAACCAGTGATGAACGAGACCCAGACCGCCTCCACGCCCGGGGCTGCGCGAACAGCGGGCGCAACGGGCACAGCGGCCGCGGCGGGAGGCCGGAAGTCCGGCCCCGTCCTCGAAGTCGTCAGCCTGCGCAAGCACTTCGGGGACCTCGTGGCCCTGGACGGCATCGACCTGACCGTCAACGAGGGCGAGGTGGTGGCCATCCTCGGGCCCTCCGGCTCCGGCAAGTCCACCCTGGTGCGGTGCCTCGACCAGCTCGAGACGATCGACGGCGGCGCCATGTACCTGGACGGAGAACTGCTCGGCTTCGAGCAGGGCCGCAGCCTGCGTCCGCTGACCGATGCCGGGGTCCGCGCCCAGCGCCGCCGGATGAGCATGGTGTTCCAGCAGTTCAACCTGTTCCCGCACTGGACCGTGCTGCGCAATGTCACCGAGGCCCCCATCGCGGTCCACGGGGTCCCGTCAGCCCAGGCCAAGGCCGCGGCGCGGGACCTGCTGGCCAAGGTGGGTCTCTCGGACAAGGAGGACGCGTATCCGCGGCAGCTCTCGGGCGGCCAGCAGCAGCGCGTGGCCATCGCCCGGGCGGTGGCCGTGGAGCCGCGGGTGCTGCTGTTCGACGAGCCGACCAGCGCCCTGGACCCGGAGCTCATCGACGAGGTGCTGCAGACCATGAAGGCCCTGGCCGCCACCGGCCGGACCATGGTGGTGGTCACCCACGAGATGGAGTTCGCCCGCGAGGTCGCGGACCGCTGCGTGTTCATGGCCGAGGGCCGGGTCATCGAGGACCGCCCCGCGGACGAGTTCTTCCGCGCCCCAGAGACGGACCGGCTCCGCTCCTTCCTGGCCCGCTCGATGCGGGCCAACGACGAGCGGCAGGGATGACGGCGGCAATGAAGACGGGAATGTCGACGATGACCACCATCATGGCCACCGGCGATCTGGTCCTGGAACGGGAGGACGCCACCTCGCTTCTCGCCGCTGTGGCCCCGGTCCTGGCGGAGGCCGATGTGGTCATTGGCCAACTCGAGGTGCCGCACACCGAGGCCACCGCCACCATGTCCTCGGACGTCCCCGCCCTGCCAGCGCCGCCGTCCGCGCTGGACGCCGTCGCCGGTGCTG comes from Citricoccus muralis and encodes:
- a CDS encoding amino acid ABC transporter permease, translated to MTLSETPMSPSAPSTASTPSAPAVRTDAVDVAQARPRVRPLRVLGTAVLVLVAVGIGSFLVTNERFEWPIVAEYLFNPSVLLGLVTSVLLMVVAMVLGTALGTVLAAGQLSDYWPVRVACMAFVGFFRGVPPLVQLIFWFNLAYLLPRISVGVPFGPEFFSWSTNDIITPLTAAIIGLSLHEAAYMAEIIRAGILSVDQGQHDASAAMGFSRWHSFTRIVLPQAMRVIIPPTGSQVIATLKGTSLVSVIAMGDLLHAVQVVYNRTYDVVPMLIVAVIWYLVAVTILTFFQRKVEDYYSRGATRTVPKATAIPVPDAGRPGAAAEIRNQENQ
- a CDS encoding amino acid ABC transporter ATP-binding protein; translated protein: MNETQTASTPGAARTAGATGTAAAAGGRKSGPVLEVVSLRKHFGDLVALDGIDLTVNEGEVVAILGPSGSGKSTLVRCLDQLETIDGGAMYLDGELLGFEQGRSLRPLTDAGVRAQRRRMSMVFQQFNLFPHWTVLRNVTEAPIAVHGVPSAQAKAAARDLLAKVGLSDKEDAYPRQLSGGQQQRVAIARAVAVEPRVLLFDEPTSALDPELIDEVLQTMKALAATGRTMVVVTHEMEFAREVADRCVFMAEGRVIEDRPADEFFRAPETDRLRSFLARSMRANDERQG